ACGTGGACGTGATTGACGTTTTTCATCTTTTTCGCCTTCAGCTTGTGCTGGACGTTCTTCCAAAGCTTTAATTGAAAGAGAAACACGTTCGTCAGCAGCATTAACATCAAGAACTTTAACTTGAACTTCTTGACCTACTGAAAGAACATCTTTTGGATTTTCAACACGTTTATGAGAAATTTGTGAGATGTGAACCAAACCATCAATACCAGGTAAGACTTCAACAAATGCACCAAAATCAGTTAAACGTTTTACTTTACCATCAACAACATCACCTTGAGCAAGTTTTTGTTTAACACCATCCCATGGTCCAGGTGTTGTTGCTTTAAGTGATAGTGAAACACGTCCTGCTTCTTCATCAATTGAAAGTACTTTAACTTCAACTTCTTCACCAACTGAAACAACAGATTTTGGTGAAACATTACGTTCATGTGAAAGTTCAGTAACATGAACAAGCCCGTCCACACCACCTAAATCAATAAAGGCACCAAAACTAGTTAAGCGTGCAACTTTACCAGTTACAATTTCACCTTCAGAAAGTTTTGAGAAAACTTCTTTACGTGCTTCAGCTGCTGCTGCTTCAACAACTTCACGACGTGAAAGGATGAAACGATTTTCTGCTGGGTCAACTTCTTTGATTTTTGCGTCAAATTCTTGACCAACAAATTTTTCAGTATTACGTACAAAGCGAGTATCAATCATAGATGCGGGAATAAATCCACGTAATCCTTCAAATTCTACTGAAAGTCCACCTTTAACGGCGCGAGTACCTTTAACAGTTACAACTTCACCTTCACGACCAACTAATTTGTCCCATGCTTTGCGAGCTTCCAAGCGTTTTTTAGATACTAGGAAAGTTACTGTATCAGTATCTTTACCTACAACTTGACGAAGAACAAGTACTTCAACAGTATCACCAGCTTTAACAAAGTCATTAATATCAGCTTCACGATCGTTAGTTAGTTCACGAAGTGTTAGAACACCTTCAACACCTGTACCTTCAATAACAACGTTTGCTTGACCGTTATCAACAGTTAAAACTTCCGCAGTGACAACATCACCAGGGTTCACTTCGCTAACACTGTTTAGCAAATCTTCAAATTCATTCATTCTAAAAAATCCTCCAACAAAAGCTAGCTTAAGCTAGCTTTTGATAACAATATAATATTTTCAAGGTAACCCGCAACGACAACAACTCTTATCTTTGACGGTCTCAGAATTACTCTGATACCTCTAACTGGGGTAGCTGGATTCGAACCAACGCATGAGGGAGTCAAAGTCCCTTGCCTTACCGCTTGGCTATACCCCATTTATTCTAAATCAATGAACTGTATTGACATTAGAAATGGAAAGAGAGGGATTCGAACCCCCGAACCCGAAGGAGCGGATTTACAGTCCGCCGCGTTTAGCCTCTTCGCTATCTTTCCGTAACAACAAAAACTATTCTAACATAGTTTTCAGTGATGTGCAAGAGTATTTTACCAGTTTTTAGTTATTCAAATTGTAGTTTTCAATAATTGTTTCAACTGCTTGTTCCAATGTTTTATGAAAAGAGTCAACCTCTGTATCTTTAATAACAGCAAATTTATTGTCTAATTCAACTATCTCTCCAATAATTTTTTTTCCATTTATCAAAGCATAGCCTTCAACATTATTTTGATTGACTTTTACTTGGGCATCAGATAATTGGATTTCAATTTTTTTATCTTTTTTTGACATGTTTTTACCTCACTTTTTACATTTTACACAAAATCAAAAAAGCTTGCAAGAGCAAGCTTTAAAATAATTAATCGACTTTTACTATCCAACCTTCTGGTGCTTCAACATCTCCAAATTGAATTCCAACAAGTTCATTATATAATCTCTTTGTAACTGGACCAACTTCTGTTTCACTATAGAAAACATGACGTTTTCCTTTATATTGTATTCCTCCGATTGGTGAAATGATTGCTGCAGTTCCACAAGCACCAGCTTCAACGAAACGATCAAGCTGTTCAACTGGAACATCTCCCTCGACAGGTTTCAATCCAAGTCTTTCTTCCGCTAATTGAAGTAAAGAATATTTTGTGATTGAAGGTAAAATAGATGGGCTTAATGGAGTTACAAATTCATTATCTTTTGAAATACCAAAGAAATTTGCTGAACCTACTTCTTCAATCTTAGTATGAGTTGCAGGATCCAAATAAATAACATCTGAGTAACCTTCTGAATGTGCAGTTTGGCCAGGTAATAAACTACCAGCATAGTTGCCACCTACTTTAGCAGCACCAGTTCCATAAGGAGCAGCACGGTCATAATCTTCAGAAACAATGAAGTTGGTTGGAGCTAGTCCACCCTTAAAGTAATTTCCAACGGGCATAGCAAAAACTGTAAAAATATACTCAGTTGCTGGTTTAACACCTATAACATCGCCTACACCAATTAAC
This Streptococcus urinalis 2285-97 DNA region includes the following protein-coding sequences:
- the rpsA gene encoding 30S ribosomal protein S1, translating into MNEFEDLLNSVSEVNPGDVVTAEVLTVDNGQANVVIEGTGVEGVLTLRELTNDREADINDFVKAGDTVEVLVLRQVVGKDTDTVTFLVSKKRLEARKAWDKLVGREGEVVTVKGTRAVKGGLSVEFEGLRGFIPASMIDTRFVRNTEKFVGQEFDAKIKEVDPAENRFILSRREVVEAAAAEARKEVFSKLSEGEIVTGKVARLTSFGAFIDLGGVDGLVHVTELSHERNVSPKSVVSVGEEVEVKVLSIDEEAGRVSLSLKATTPGPWDGVKQKLAQGDVVDGKVKRLTDFGAFVEVLPGIDGLVHISQISHKRVENPKDVLSVGQEVQVKVLDVNAADERVSLSIKALEERPAQAEGEKDEKRQSRPRRQKRDSKRDYELPETQTGFSMADLFGDIEL
- a CDS encoding DUF2969 domain-containing protein; translation: MSKKDKKIEIQLSDAQVKVNQNNVEGYALINGKKIIGEIVELDNKFAVIKDTEVDSFHKTLEQAVETIIENYNLNN
- a CDS encoding branched-chain amino acid aminotransferase; protein product: MTVDLDWENLGFSYHKLPFRYISYFKNGQWDEGQLTEDATLHISESSPALHYGQQAFEGLKAYRTKTNEIQLFRPDKNAQRLQKTAERLLMPKVSTEKFIDAVKKVVKANADFVPPYGTGATLYLRPLLIGVGDVIGVKPATEYIFTVFAMPVGNYFKGGLAPTNFIVSEDYDRAAPYGTGAAKVGGNYAGSLLPGQTAHSEGYSDVIYLDPATHTKIEEVGSANFFGISKDNEFVTPLSPSILPSITKYSLLQLAEERLGLKPVEGDVPVEQLDRFVEAGACGTAAIISPIGGIQYKGKRHVFYSETEVGPVTKRLYNELVGIQFGDVEAPEGWIVKVD